In the genome of Mustelus asterias unplaced genomic scaffold, sMusAst1.hap1.1 HAP1_SCAFFOLD_1779, whole genome shotgun sequence, the window agagagagagtgtgtgagagagagagagagtgtgtgagagagagagagagtgtgtgagagagagagagagtgtgtgagagagagagagtgtgtgagagagagagagagtgtgtgagagagagagagagtgtgtgagagagagagtgcgtgtgagagagtgcgtgtgagagagagagagtgcgtgtgagagagagagtgcgtgtgagagagagagagtgcgtgtgagagagagtgtgcgtgtgagagagagagtgtgcgtgtgagagtgtgcgtgtgagagagagagtgtgtgtgtgagagagagagtgtgtgtgtgagagagagtgtgtgtggagagagagtgtgtgtgtgtgagagagagtgtgtgtgtgagagagagtgtgtgtgtgagaggagagtgtgtgtgagagagagagtgtgtgtgagagagagagagagtgtgtgagagagagagagtgtgtgagagagagagagtgtgtgagagagagagagtgtgtgagagagagagtgtgtgagagagagagtgtgtgagagagagagtgtgtgagagagagagtgtgtgtgagagagagagaggtgtgagagagagagagtgtgtgagagagagagagagtgtgagagagagagagtgtgtgtgagagagagagtgtgtgtgagagagagagtgtgtgtgagagagaagagtgtgtgtgagagagagagtgtgtgtgagagagagtgtgtgtgagagagagagtgtgtgtgagagagagtgtgtgtgtgagagagagagtgtgtgtgagagagagagtgtgtgtgagagagagagtgtgtgtgagagagagagtggtgtgagagagagagtgtgtgtgagagagagagtgtgtgtgagagagagggtgtgtgtgagagagagagtgtgtgtgagagagagagagagtgtgtgtgagagagagagagtgtgtgtgagagagagagtgtgtgtgagagagagagtgtgtgtgagagagagagtgtgtgtgagagagagagtgtgtgtgagagagagagagagagtgtgtgagagagagagagagtgtgtgagagagagagagagtgtgtgagagagagagagtgtgtgagagagagagagtgtgtgagagagagagagtgtgtgagagagagagagtgtgtgagagagagagagtgtgtgtgagagagagagagtgtgtgagagagagagagtgtgtgagagagagagagtgtgtgagagagagtgtgtgagagagagagagagtgtgtgagagagagagagtgtgtgagagagagagagtgtgtgagagagagagagtgtgtgagagagagagagtgtgtgagagagagagagtgtgtgagagagagagagtgtgtgagagagagagagtgtgtgagagagagagatgtgtgagagagagagagtgtgagagagagagagagtgtgagagagagagagagtgtgagagagagagagtgtgtgtgagagagagagtgtgtgtgagagggagtgtgtgtgtgtgtgtgagtgtgtgtgtgagagagagagtgtgtgtgagagagagtgtgtgtgtgagagagagtgtgtgtgtgagagagagtgtgtgtgtgagagagagtgtgtgtgtgagagagagtgtgggtgtgagagagagagtgtgtgtgagagagagtgtgtggagagagtgtgtgtgtgtgagagagagagtgtgggtgtgtgtgagagagagtgtgtgtgtgagagagagtgtgtgtgtgagagagtgtgtgtgtgagagagtgtgtgtgtgagagagagagtgcttgtgtgtgagagagagtgctagtgagtgtgtgagaggagtgcttgtgtgtgagagagagtgtgagagagagagggcttgtgtgtgagagtgctagtgagtgtgtgagagaaagtgtgagagagagtgcttgtgtgagagagagtacttgtgtgagagagagagtgtgtgtgagagagagagtgtgtgtgagagagagagtgtgtgtgagagagagtgtgtgagagagagagagtgtgtgagagagagagagtgtgtgagagagagagtgtgtgtgagagagagagtgtgtgtgagagagagagtgtgtgtgagagagagagtgtgtgtgagagagagagtgtgtgtgagagagagagtgtgtgtgagagagagagtgtgtgtgagagagagagtgtgtgtgagagagagagtgtgtgtgagagagagagtgtgtgtgagagagagagtgtgtgtgagagagagagtgtgtgtgagagagagagtgtgtgtgagagagagagtgtgtgtgagagagagagtgtgtgtgagagagagagtgtgtgagaggagagagtgtgtgtgagagagagagtgtgtgtgagagagagagtgtgtgtgagagagagagaggtgtgtgagagagagagtgtgtgtgagagagagagtgtgtgtgagagagagagtgtgtgtgagagagagagtgtgtgtgagagagagagtgtgtgtgagagagagagtgtgtgtgagggagagagtgtgtgtgaggagagagtgtgtgtgagagagagagtgtgtgtgagagagagagtgtgtgtgagagagagagtgtgtgtgagagagagagtgtgtgtgagagagagagtgtgtgtgagagagagagtgtgtgtgagagagagagtgtgtgtgagagagagagtgtgtgtgagagagagagtgtgtgtgagagagagagtgtgtgtgagagagagagagtgtgtgagagagagagtgtgtgtgagagagagagagtgtgtgtgagagagagagtgtgtgtgagagagagagtgtgtgtgagagagagagtgtgtgagagagagagtgtgtgtgagagagagagtgtgtgtgagagagagagtgtgtgtgagaggagagagagagtgtgtgtgagagagagagtgtgtgtgagagagagagtgtgtgtgagagagagagtgtgtgtgagagagagagtgtgtgtgagggagagagtgtgtgtgagggagagagtgtgtgtgagggagagagtgtgtgtgagggagagagtgtgtgtgagggagagagtgtgtgtgagggagagagtgtgtgtgagggagagagtgtgtgtgaggagagagtgtgtgtgagggagagagtgtgtgtgagggagagagtgtgtgagagagagagtgtgtgtgagagagagagagtgtgagagagagagagtgtgtgaaagagagtgtgagagaggtgtgagagagagagagagagtgtgagagagagagagagtgtgagagagagagagagtgtgtgagagagagagtgtgagagagagagagagagtgtgtgagagagagagagtgtgagagaggagagagtgtgagagagagagagagtgtgagagagagagagagtgtgagagagagagagagtgtgagagagagagagagtgtgagagagagagtgtgagagagagagagagtgtgagagagagagagagtgtgagagagagagagagtgagagagagagagagtgagagagagtgagagagagagagagagtgagagagagagagagagtgtgagagagagagagagtgcgtgtgagagagagagagtgcatgtgagagagagagagtgcgtgtgagagagagagagtgcgtgtgtgagagagagtgcgtgtgtgagagagagtgtgtgtgtgagagagtgtgtgtgtgagagagagtgcttgtgtgtgtgagtgtgtgagagagagtgctagtgagtgtgtgagagtgtgtgagagagagtgcttgtgtgtgagagtgctagagtgtgtgtgtgagagaaagtgtgtgagagagagtgcttctgtgagagagagagtgcgtgtgtgagggtgcgtgtgagagagagagagtgcgtgtgtgagagagagagagagtgcgtgtgtgagagagagagtgcgtgtgtgagagagagagtgcgtgtgtgagagagagagtgcgtgtgtgagagagagagtgcgtgtgagagagagagtgcgtgtgtgagagagagagtgcgtgtgtgagagagagagtgcgtgtgtgagagagagagtgcgtgtgtgagagagcgtgtgagagagagagagtgcgtgtgtgagagagagagtgtgtgtgagagaaagtgtgtgagagagagtgcttgtgagagagagagagagcttgtgtgagagagagagtgcctgtgtgagagagagagtgcgtgtgtgagggtgcgtgtgagagagtgcgtgtgtgagagagagagtgtgtgtgtgagagagcgtgtgtgtgtgtgagagagagtgtgtgtgtgtgagagagagtgtttgtgtgtgagagagtgtgtttgtgtgtgagagagagtgtgtgtgtgagagagagtgtgtgtgtgagagagagtgctagtgagtgtgtgagagagagtgcttgtgtgtgagagagagtgctagtgagtgtgtgagagagagtgtgtgtgtgtgagagaaagtgtgtgagagagagtgcttgtgtgtgtgagagagagctagtgagtgtgtaagagagagtgtgtgagtaagagagtgcttgtgtgtgagagagagtgtgcgtgagagagagtgtgtgtgtgtgtgaggagagagagtgtgtgtgagagagagagtgtgtgtgagagagagagtgtgtgtgagagagaaagtgtgtgagagagagtgcttgtgtgtgagagagagagtgtgtgtgagagagagagtgtgtgagagagagagtgtgtgtgagagagagtgtgtgtgagagagagagtgtgtgtgagagagagagtgtgtgtgagagagagagtgtgtgtgagagagagagtgtgtgtgagagagagagtgtgtgtgagagagagagtgtgtgtgagagagagagtgtgtgagagagagagtgtgtgtgagagagagtgtgtgtgagagagagagtgtgtgtgagagagagagagtgtgtgagagagagtgtgagagagagtgagtgtgtgtgagagagtgagtgtgtgtgagagagagtgagtgtgtgtgagagagagtgagtgtgtgtgagagagagtgagtgtgtgagagagagagtgagtgtgtgagagagagagagagtgtgagagagagagtgcgtgtgtgagagtgcgttgagtgagagagtgtgtgtgtgagagagcgtgtgtgtgtgagagagcgtgtttgtgtgtgagagagagtgtgtgagagagagtgagtgtgtgtgagagagagtgagtgtgtgtgagagagagtgagtgtgtgtgagagagagtgagtgtgtgtgagagagagtgagtgtgtgagagagagagtgagtgtgtgtgagagagtgagtgtgtgtgagagagagtgagtgtgtgtgagagagagtgagtgtgtgtgagagagagtgaggtgtgtgagagagagtgagtgtgtgagagagagtgagtgtgtgagagagagagagagtgtgtgagagagagagtgcgtgtgtgagagtgcgtgtgagagagcgtgtgtgtgtgtgagagagcgtgtttgtgtgtgagagagtgtgtgtgtgtgagtgtgtgtgtgtgtgagagagtgtgtgtgtgagagagagtgcttgtgtgtgagagagagctagtgagtgtgtaagagagtgcttgtgtgtgagagagagtgtgttgtgagagagagtgtgtgcgtgagagagagtgtgtgcgtgagagagagagtgtgcgtgagagagagagtgtgcgtgagagagagagtgtgcgtgagagagagagtgtgtgtgtgagagagagtgtgtgagagagacagtgtatgtgtgtgagagtgagtgtgtgtgtgagagtgagtgtgtgtgtgtgagtgagtgtgtgtgtgagagtgagtgtgtgtgtgagagtgagtgtgtgtgtgagagtgagtgtgtgtgtgagagtgagtgtgtgtgtgagagtgagtgcttgtgtgtgagagagagtgcttgtgtgtgagagagagtgcttgtgtgtgagagagtgtgtgtgtgagagagagtgtgtgtgtgagagagtgtgtgtgtgtgagagagtgtgtgtgtctgtgagagagtgtgtgtgtgagagaaagtgcttgtgtgtgagagagagtgcttgtgtgtgagagagagtgcttgtgtgtgagagagagagctagtgagtgtgtaagagagtgcttgtgtgtaagagagtgcttgtgtgtgagagagagtgtgcgtgagagagagagtgtgcgtgagagagagtgtgcgtgagagagtgagtgtgcgtgtgagagagagtgtgtgagagagacagtgtatgtgtgtgagagtgagtgtgtgtgtgagagtgagtgtgtgtgtgagagtgagtgtgtgtgtgagagtgagtgcttgtgtgtgagagtgagtgcttgtgtgtgagagtgagtgcgtgtgtgtgagagagagtgcttgtgtgtgagagagagtgcttgtgtgtgagagagagtgctagtgagtgtgtgagagtgtgtgagagagagtgcttgtgtgtgagagagagtgctagtgagtgtgtgagagagagtgtgtgtgtgagagagagtgtgagagagagtgcgtgtgtgagagtgcgtgagagagtgtgtgtgagagatgtgtgagagtgcgtgagagagtgtgtgtgagagagagagtgtgtgtgtgagagagtgtttgtgtgtgagagagagtgtgtatgtgtgagagtgtgtgtgtgtgtgagagtgtgtgtgtgtgcgagtgtgtgtgtgtgtgtgcgagtgtgtgtgtgtgtgcgagtgtgtgtgtgtgtgagcgagtgtgtgtgtgtgtgagagagtgcttgtgtgtgtgagagagtgcttgtgtgtgtgagagagtgcttgtgtgtgtgagagagtgcttgtgtgtgtgagagagtgcttgtgtgtgagagagagtgctagtgagtgtgtgagagagagtgcttgtgtgtgagagagagtgctactgagtgtgtgagagagagtgtgtgtgtgagagaaagtgtgtgagagagagtgcttgtgtgtgagagagagagctagtgagtgtgtaagagagagtgtgtgtgtaagagagtgcttgtgcgtgagagagagagtgtgtgtgtgagagagagtgtgtgcgtgagagagtgtgtgagagagagagtgtgtgtgtgagagagagagagtgtgtgtgtgtgtgtgagagagagtgtgtgtgtgagagaaagtgtgtgagagagagtgcttgtgtgtgagagagagctagtgtgtgtgtaagagagtgctggtgtgtgagagagtgtgtgtgagagagtgcttgtgtgtgagagagtgtgtgtgtgtgagagagagtgcgcgcgagggtgagtgtgtgtgtgagagagagtgtgtgagagagtgtatgtgtgtgagggtgagtgtgtgtgtgtgagagagagtgtatgtgtgtgagggtgagtgtgtgtgtgagagagagagtgtatgtgtgtgagagtgagtgtgtgagtgtactctgGCTGCAGTAATATTGAAGCTTTAATCATTCTCTCCTCTCCATCTGCTCCCCTGCAAATCCCCAGAGCAACAACAGAAATCATAAAAGTTTATGCTTTTGAAACTTAATTCTTTTTTTGTATGTCTGTCTGATGCtttttgtctctccctctgttttatctctctctctctttctttctcactcttGCTCTCACcttttttcttttttctcccccgcgccccctttatctctctctccttcctcttgttctctctctctcttcctctctctcaacAGCCAGCGCTGATAAATACCATCTCACTCTGGAGACGTGCTGCAGTTTGGTGTTTGCAGTCAATGTATCCTTCACAGAAAAATGTAGAatcagagtgggggtgggggggggggtggtgtgggaagGGGAGGGTCAGTGGTCGAAGGGCATTGTGGGATTTGGGGGCACAGAGGGCATTGTACTGTGAGTGGGGAGTGCAGGGGTGTGGTCCCAGTGAGGGgggcagtctgggatagtgtagtGAGGGGGGACGGAGTGggggctgagggggagggagcagggggcagcgagggggggaggggagcgaggggggggaggggagcgagggggggaggggagcgaggggggggaggggagcgagggggaggggagcgagggggggaggggagcgaggggggaggggagcgaggggggaggggagcgaggggggaggggagcgagggggggaggggagcgaggggggaggggttgtgaggggggaggggagcaaggggggaggggttgtgaggggggaggggagcgaggggggaggggttgtgaggggggaggggttgtgaggggggaggggagcgaggggggaggggttgtgagggggggaggggagcgagggggaaggggttgtgaggggggagggaatgtTTACTCAGTGCCTGGTGAAGAGTTGGTTCGAGCACAGCCTCTGAGTTCAGTGACCTTAACGGCCGCTGTCCAGGAACCTGGTGAACAAGGATGGCTCAACTCCCAGCAAGCAACACAACTGGCCATGCACGCAAAGAGACTACAGGTTAGTACATCAAccctcagacagagagagagatagtgagggaggagagagagatagtgagggaggagagagagatagtgagggaggagagagagatagtgagggaggagagaggagagggggggtggtgggagggagggaggagggagagagagggaggaaggagggaaagagagatagtgaggagagagagatagtgagggaggaggctggagagatagtgagggaggagggagggaggagagagagatagtgagggagagggaggaaggagggagagagatatagtgagggagagagatagtgagagaggagggagagatagtgatggaggagagagagagatagtgatggaggagagagagagggagggaggagagagagatagtgagggaggagagagatagtgagggaggagagagagatagtgagggaggagagagagatagtgagggaggagagagagatagtgagggaggagagagagatagtgagggaggagagagagatagtgagggaggagagagagatagtgagggaggagagagagatagtgaggaggagagagagatagtgagggaggagagagagatagtgaggggagagagagagatagtgagggaggagaggagagggggtgggaggagagagggagggagggaggacagaggtgaggaggagaggatgtgagggggaggagagagagaaagagggagggagagggtgaagggAGACGTGACAGAGGgactgagagtgtgagggagtgagaagaAGGCAATAAAAttgtgagggagggagacagtgagagggaatgagggagagggagaagggaaaGTGAGGGaagaagtgagagtgtgagagatcgaatgagagggagggaatggggaagagaatgtgaggtgtgtgagtgacaggaggggagggtgtgagggagggtgtgggggagggagggtgtgagggagggtgtgagggagagtgtgagggagggtgtgagggagggtgtgtgcggaggggagggaggggtgagggagggtgtgaaggagagtgtgagggagggtgtgagggagggagagtgcggaggggaggggagggtgtgagggagggtgtgagggagggtgtgagggagggtgtgagggagggagaggcggaggggagggagggtgtggggagggtgtgaggcagggtgtgagggagggagagtgctgggggagggagggtgtgagggagagtgtgagggagggtgtgaggcagggtgtgagggagggagagtgcggaggggagggtgtgagggagggtgtgagggagggagagtgcggaggggagggtgagggagggtgtgagggagggtgtggaggggagggagggtgtgagggagaggagggagggatggcgtgagggagggtgtgagggagggtgtgaggggagatgGGTAGATGAACTCTCGGGGAGGGCAGAGTGTGACTCCCGGGTAACCATGGTGATGTTGGCGATACGCGGCTAATGGTGGTTTGTGATCACAGGGAGTATTTGACGAGTTTCTGGACAAGGAAAGCGACCTCATGAACTCCCACGACCTTCGCTGTGCGTTGTCTGCTGCAGGTGAGAGGAATGACACGGTTTTCGCTTGCAAATCGCCCCCTTCCACCCTCCGAGGGGCCGGAGAGACTGaggcccacccccccctcccccccccccccctcacaccccccagtCTAGACCATCAGTCTTTCAGTGACTGGCTCTGCCACATAACAACCCTGAGATGGGAACTGCGGCCTGCGAGAGCCCCCCTCTCCTTGGAGGATGGGGAGTCAccctggggggatgggaggggggggggaccatCATGGAGCCCTTGGACAGGAGCAAGGTGACAGGGCAAGGAGATGGTGTGGGAAGACAGCTCGAGCGTCCAGCCTTGGGCCTAATGGAAACTTGGCTTCACTTGGAGCCTGAATATCTCCGATCAATCTCTGGGCCTCCAGTTACCTCCCCTCTGCCGGCCAGGCTTGACTCAGTTGGGTTGCCCCGTCCTCTGTGTcacaagggaatggagtataaaaataggtggggggggggtcttgcTACAACTattcaagacactagttagacccacctggagtactgtgaacagttttggtcccctatctgaggaaagatgtactggcattggaggcagtccagagaaggttccctCGGTTGattctgggtatggagggatttccttatgaggagaggttgactaggttgggtctgtattcattggaatttagaagaatgaggggcgaccttattgagacatatcggattctcaggggggttgacagggtagatgttgagaggttgtttccccgtgtgggagagtctggggccAGAGGAcatcatctcagagtgagggggtcgcccattgaagacagagatgaggaggaatttcttctctcagaggggagtgaatctgtggaattctatcccacagagggctgtagaggttgggacgttaagtatgttcaaggttgagacagacagatttttaatcagtaagggaatcgagagttaaggcgggaaagtggagttgaggattatcacatcagaccagtcacgatctcattgaatggtggagcagacgcgatgggccgaatggcctacttctgctctgatgtcttatggtctgatagGTTCAGTTCCccctccgaatggcctccttctgcacagcaggattcTATAATTTGCCAAGGGTTGTGCTCAGTTAGATTGAGGTGAACTCCCCCTGCAGTacagggggagtgctgcactgccagaggtgctgttTTTTGGAGACGATGTTAAACTGAAACTGAGAGTTATACAGATAGAGGTTCGATTCCCCACGCTCCCTGTGTAAGGGACATTTTGTTTGTCTTTCCCAGGATTTGAGCTGGATTCTACAGTTTTGCAAGAGCTTTGGTTACGCCACAGAACCAGCATGGACACTATCTGCTTCAGTCACTTCATCAGCTGTGTGGCCAAACTGCAGAAGCTCTTTGGTAAGAAAACACTTCAATTCCAATTATCTTCAGCAGACTCACATTTTCCACCTCAGTCCAGCCACCCAGGCTCCAGCAGTGTGCCAGTGGGCCACAATCATcattcctccagtgccagtgggcCTCAGGCTGTTTCTCCAGTGCCAGTGGGCCTCAGGCTGTTTCCCCAGTGCCAGTGGGCCTCGGGCTGTTTTTCTCCAGTGCCAGTGGGCCTCAGGCTGTTTTTCTCCAGTGCCAGTGGGCCTCGGGCTGTTTTTCTCCAGTGCCAGTGGGCCTCAGGCTGTTTTTCTCCAGTGCCAGTGGGCCTCAGGCTGTTTTTCTCCAGTACCAGTGGGCCTCAGGCTGTTTTTCTCCAGTGCCAGTGGGCCTCGGGCTGTTTTTCTCCAGTGACAGTGGGCCTCAGGCTGTTTTTCTCCAGTGCCAGTGGGCCTCAGGCTGTTTTTCTCCAGTACCAGTGGGCCTCAGGCTGTTTTTCTCCAGTGCCAGTGGGCCTCAGGCTGTTTTTCTCCAGTACCAGTGGGCCTCAGGCTGTTTTTCTCCAGTGCCAGTGGGCCTCAGGCTGTTTTTCTCCAGTACCAGTGGGCCTCAGGCTGTTTTCCCCAGTGCCAGTGGGCCTCAGGCTGTTTTTCTCCAGTGCCAGTGGGCCTCAGGCTGTTTTTCTCCAGTGCCAGTGGGCCTCAGGCTGTTTTTCTCCAGTGCCAGTGGGCCTCAGGCTGTTTTTCTCCAGTGCCAGTGGGCCTCAGGCTGTTTTTCTCCAGTGCCAGTGGGCCTCAGGCTGttttcctccagtgccagtggacACCAGTTGgcatcactctctcccccccaaatCAGACAATTCTAGCTTCAAGTCCAAAG includes:
- the LOC144488692 gene encoding calpain small subunit 2-like, coding for MHAKRLQGVFDEFLDKESDLMNSHDLRCALSAAGFELDSTVLQELWLRHRTSMDTICFSHFISCVAKLQKLFAVYEGLKNPEPETINQWLLLFIGI